The DNA window CTCGACCTAACAAACAACACCAACATGACAATTTTAGACGGAAGAAAAGTTAGTAATGATATCAAAGATGAAATTACTGAACAAGTCAAAAAAATGAAAGCTAAAGGCGAAAAAGTACCACACTTAGCTGCAGTTATTGTTGGGAATGATGGAGCAAGTTTAACGTATGTTGGTAGTAAGGTTCGCGCTTGTGAACGTGTAGGATTTGAATCTACAATGGTTCGCATGTCTAACACAACTAGCGAAATAGAGCTGCTAGATCAAATAGAAGAATTAAACCAAAATGATGATATCGACGGTTTCATTATTCAGTTGCCATTACCTCCACAAATCAATACTCAAAAAGTGCTAATGGCTGTAGATCCTAGTAAAGATGTTGATGGATTTCATCCAGAAAACTTCGGAAAAATGGCATTAGATATGAGTACCTTTATTCCTGCTACACCTTTTGGGATTCTTGAATTACTAGATCGTTATGAAGTTGATACACAAGGAAAGCATACGGTTGTTATTGGACGAAGTCATATTGTTGGACGACCAATGAGTATTTTAATGGGACGTAAAGGGTTTCCTGGGAACTCAACAGTGACATTAACACATAGTCATACAAAAAACATTACGCAAATTACGTCTCAAGCAGATATTATCATTTCAGCACTAGGCGTTCCAAATTTTCTGAAAGCTGAAATGGTTAAAGATGATGTCGTTATTATTGATGTTGGTATTACTAGAGTTCCTGATGAAAGTTCTACAAAAGGATATATAATTACTGGAGATGTTGATTTCGAAAATGTAAGTAAAAAAGCGAGTTATATTACTCCTGTTCCCGGAGGTGTTGGTCCCATGACTATTGCTATGCTTCTTAAAAACACCTTACTAGCAAGAGAGCAACGTATGTAAATCAGTTTAGTTATATTGCTAGATGCATTTTTTAACTACTTTATTACTACAAAGGGTTGCAATTGGTTCATTAGAACATCTTATTCCAATTGGAATTGCTATTGTTTTTTCTGTTCTATTTATTAGATTTGCTAAACAATCTTCCAATCAAAATATCAAAGTAAGACTATTTAATGGTTTAGCTGTTTTTGTGTCTTTAAGTGTTTTTAGTTTTCATCTGTATTATTTTGGCTTCGAGTCCTATAATATTAAAACAGATTTGCCTCTTTATTTATGTAGCCTAATAGCATTATTAATACCTATATTCTCTTACAACAGAAAGTATTGGATGTTTGAAATACTTGTGTTTTGGATAATTGCAGGTACATTACAAGGCGTTATAACTCCAGACATAGTCGAAGGTTTTCCAAGTTTTGATTATTTTAGATATTGGATTGTGCACTTAGGACTATTATCAATAATTTTTTATGCTGTTTTTGTTTTTGAAATGAAGCCTAGATTTAATAGTGTTTTTATTTCTTTTTTTGCACTTCAATTGTATGTTGTTTTTATGGTAATTATAAATTTTGTACTCGATGCCAATTATTTTTATCTTAATCAGAAACCAGAATCTGCGTCACTTTTAGATTATTTTGGAGAATGGCCATATTACATAATAATTACTCAATTAATAATTATTCCTTTCTTCTTTATTATTTATT is part of the Psychroserpens ponticola genome and encodes:
- a CDS encoding bifunctional 5,10-methylenetetrahydrofolate dehydrogenase/5,10-methenyltetrahydrofolate cyclohydrolase, giving the protein MTILDGRKVSNDIKDEITEQVKKMKAKGEKVPHLAAVIVGNDGASLTYVGSKVRACERVGFESTMVRMSNTTSEIELLDQIEELNQNDDIDGFIIQLPLPPQINTQKVLMAVDPSKDVDGFHPENFGKMALDMSTFIPATPFGILELLDRYEVDTQGKHTVVIGRSHIVGRPMSILMGRKGFPGNSTVTLTHSHTKNITQITSQADIIISALGVPNFLKAEMVKDDVVIIDVGITRVPDESSTKGYIITGDVDFENVSKKASYITPVPGGVGPMTIAMLLKNTLLAREQRM
- a CDS encoding YwaF family protein gives rise to the protein MHFLTTLLLQRVAIGSLEHLIPIGIAIVFSVLFIRFAKQSSNQNIKVRLFNGLAVFVSLSVFSFHLYYFGFESYNIKTDLPLYLCSLIALLIPIFSYNRKYWMFEILVFWIIAGTLQGVITPDIVEGFPSFDYFRYWIVHLGLLSIIFYAVFVFEMKPRFNSVFISFFALQLYVVFMVIINFVLDANYFYLNQKPESASLLDYFGEWPYYIIITQLIIIPFFFIIYLGFNFICFKKKR